Proteins encoded by one window of Azospirillum thiophilum:
- a CDS encoding P27 family phage terminase small subunit yields MTRGRKPKAEALNALAGNPGRRKRAAAPATEAPPAVASTEPVSEFAPPASLTKGEREVWLEELPRFLSTGLGRPSDLTTFRAYCEARALYLRCKKVIDRKGITYSTETGYVRTRPEVGVMNAQARLMAKYSDQLTQNTKARISTAAQLGAARQYQLPLPDAASPAAHSSDATKPQANHDDPVGWLQ; encoded by the coding sequence GTGACCAGGGGACGGAAGCCAAAGGCGGAGGCGTTGAACGCCCTTGCCGGCAACCCCGGACGGCGCAAGCGAGCGGCGGCCCCGGCGACGGAGGCCCCGCCTGCCGTCGCGTCGACGGAGCCGGTTTCGGAGTTCGCGCCTCCCGCCAGCCTGACCAAGGGCGAGCGGGAGGTGTGGTTGGAGGAACTGCCCCGGTTCCTGTCCACCGGCCTGGGGCGACCGTCCGACCTGACCACGTTCCGTGCCTACTGCGAGGCCCGCGCCCTGTATCTCCGGTGCAAGAAGGTGATCGACCGCAAGGGCATCACCTACTCGACCGAGACCGGCTATGTGCGCACCCGGCCAGAGGTGGGCGTGATGAACGCCCAGGCACGGCTGATGGCGAAGTACAGCGACCAGCTGACCCAGAACACCAAGGCGCGGATCAGCACCGCGGCGCAGCTCGGCGCCGCCCGCCAGTACCAGTTGCCTCTTCCAGATGCGGCGTCCCCGGCGGCGCATTCCTCCGATGCCACCAAACCCCAGGCGAATCATGACGATCCAGTCGGCTGGCTCCAGTGA
- a CDS encoding HNH endonuclease, whose translation MTDGRFCDAHAAEDRQRHDRARQDAQPWRGWYKVKSWLDIRAWRLSVEPLCRMCSEHGLTVAATVVDHVKPHRGDRALFFNRENTQSLCKPCHDGPKQAAERAAARAGQPVPGRSARGVGGV comes from the coding sequence TTGACCGATGGCCGCTTCTGCGATGCCCACGCTGCCGAAGACCGGCAACGCCACGACCGCGCCCGCCAGGACGCGCAGCCGTGGCGCGGCTGGTACAAGGTCAAATCGTGGCTGGACATCCGGGCGTGGCGGCTGTCGGTGGAGCCGCTGTGCCGCATGTGCTCGGAGCACGGCTTGACCGTCGCCGCGACCGTGGTCGACCACGTTAAGCCGCACCGGGGCGACCGCGCGCTGTTCTTCAACCGCGAGAACACCCAAAGCCTGTGCAAGCCCTGCCACGACGGGCCGAAACAGGCGGCAGAGCGGGCGGCGGCCCGCGCCGGGCAGCCGGTCCCCGGCCGCTCGGCCCGAGGGGTGGGGGGGGTCTGA
- a CDS encoding DNA primase family protein encodes MPDDGAKIVPADQPDALEDLRQHIDGAVAVDAGTGGSGVAQPPDDDDGEPPPDRELATYDKSDKGNGERLIQRFGRALVFVDQNGWAVWDGKRFAYELGEGEATKLCHRMVEKLRDELKELRDLGPPPAPPTETEEPDPAIQGKMRLERIKEWERGLRAFEAFAVKSGDTPKVKGALEQARPYLAKPTRAMDGHPWLMTLDNGTLDLRQKPDSRAQMRLGGFRKANLITRLAGAAFNPDAKCPQFDRFINRILPDEEVRTFVQKLFGYCLTGDTSEQIFVIFYGEGKNGKSKLVDVMRHIFGDYAATIPVAVFLDGKDKKADGPKPSLAKLPGVRLVLMNEPDKGEALSEGLVKEVTGGEPIETRKLNKDPFEYRPEFTPVMVTNHKPIIRGQDIGIWRRVILVPFEVFIPPDERDPNILDKLVAEKDGVFQWLLDGLWLWLEEGLDPPAKILAAVEEYKRDQDPLGDFLEAETARMQGKRVTATALYEAYTKWCERNAVEPLKQNGFGRKMKDRGLRTIKSCGINEYLGLCLLDGLPQTAAPPPPDF; translated from the coding sequence ATGCCCGATGACGGAGCCAAGATCGTGCCGGCTGACCAGCCCGACGCCCTGGAAGACCTGCGACAGCATATCGACGGCGCGGTCGCGGTCGATGCCGGCACGGGTGGCAGCGGCGTTGCCCAGCCGCCGGACGATGACGACGGGGAGCCGCCGCCCGACCGGGAGCTTGCAACTTATGATAAGTCCGACAAGGGCAACGGGGAGCGGCTGATTCAGCGGTTCGGCCGTGCCCTGGTCTTTGTCGATCAGAACGGGTGGGCAGTCTGGGACGGGAAGCGGTTCGCCTATGAGCTGGGCGAGGGCGAGGCAACCAAGCTCTGTCACCGCATGGTTGAGAAGCTGCGCGACGAGTTGAAGGAACTGCGCGACCTGGGGCCGCCACCGGCTCCGCCGACCGAGACGGAAGAGCCGGACCCGGCCATCCAGGGCAAGATGCGGCTGGAGCGGATCAAGGAATGGGAACGCGGCTTGCGCGCCTTCGAGGCGTTCGCGGTCAAGAGCGGCGACACCCCGAAGGTGAAGGGTGCGCTGGAACAGGCCCGGCCCTATCTGGCGAAACCGACGCGCGCGATGGACGGGCACCCCTGGTTGATGACGCTGGACAACGGCACTCTGGACCTGCGCCAGAAGCCGGACAGCCGCGCCCAGATGCGCCTGGGCGGCTTCCGCAAGGCCAACCTGATCACCCGGCTTGCCGGCGCGGCCTTCAACCCCGACGCGAAGTGCCCACAGTTCGATCGGTTCATCAATCGCATCCTGCCTGACGAAGAAGTGCGCACGTTCGTCCAGAAGCTTTTCGGATACTGCCTGACCGGTGACACGTCCGAACAGATATTTGTCATCTTCTATGGAGAGGGCAAGAACGGCAAGTCAAAGCTTGTCGACGTCATGCGGCACATCTTCGGGGACTATGCCGCCACCATCCCGGTGGCCGTTTTTCTCGACGGCAAGGACAAGAAGGCGGATGGGCCGAAGCCGTCGCTGGCGAAGCTGCCGGGCGTGCGGCTGGTGTTGATGAACGAACCGGACAAGGGCGAGGCGCTGTCGGAAGGTCTGGTCAAGGAAGTGACTGGCGGCGAGCCCATCGAAACCCGCAAGCTGAACAAAGACCCATTCGAGTATCGGCCCGAGTTCACGCCCGTCATGGTGACGAACCACAAGCCGATTATTCGCGGGCAGGACATCGGCATCTGGCGGCGCGTGATCCTCGTTCCATTCGAAGTGTTCATTCCGCCTGACGAGCGCGACCCAAACATTCTCGACAAGTTGGTCGCGGAGAAAGACGGCGTCTTCCAATGGCTGCTGGACGGGCTGTGGCTGTGGCTGGAAGAGGGGCTTGACCCGCCTGCGAAGATCCTCGCCGCGGTCGAAGAGTACAAGCGGGATCAGGACCCGCTGGGCGACTTCCTTGAAGCGGAAACCGCGCGGATGCAGGGCAAGCGCGTGACCGCGACCGCGCTGTACGAAGCCTATACGAAGTGGTGCGAAAGAAATGCGGTGGAACCGCTCAAACAAAACGGGTTCGGGCGAAAGATGAAGGATCGTGGACTTAGAACGATCAAGAGTTGCGGTATCAACGAGTATCTTGGCCTCTGCCTGCTGGACGGTCTGCCGCAGACGGCAGCCCCCCCGCCCCCGGATTTTTGA
- a CDS encoding MT-A70 family methyltransferase, giving the protein MADPPWRFYNRSAKGEAKNPVAHYPCMPVDAIKALPVQQLANPRGCLLWLWGTWAMLPDAIAVGEAWGFRYVTGFPWVKRTPASGKLAFGPGYVVRVSTEHVTLWAIGDPPYGPGCASERGILLDGGEALDAATREHSRKPDEQYAMARRLIPSGPACELFARQSWPGFDAWGNETDKFTAADAREVAS; this is encoded by the coding sequence ATGGCTGACCCGCCGTGGCGCTTCTACAACCGCTCCGCCAAGGGCGAGGCCAAGAACCCGGTGGCGCATTACCCGTGCATGCCGGTGGACGCCATCAAGGCGTTGCCGGTGCAGCAGCTCGCCAACCCGCGGGGCTGCCTGCTGTGGCTGTGGGGCACCTGGGCCATGCTCCCCGATGCGATCGCCGTGGGGGAGGCGTGGGGCTTCCGGTACGTCACCGGCTTCCCCTGGGTGAAGCGCACCCCCGCCAGCGGAAAGCTGGCCTTCGGCCCCGGCTACGTCGTCCGGGTCTCGACCGAGCATGTCACCCTGTGGGCCATCGGCGACCCGCCCTATGGGCCGGGCTGCGCGTCGGAACGCGGCATCCTGCTGGACGGTGGCGAAGCCCTGGACGCGGCCACGCGCGAGCATAGCCGGAAGCCGGACGAGCAATACGCCATGGCACGCCGGCTGATCCCCAGCGGCCCCGCGTGCGAGCTGTTCGCCCGCCAATCCTGGCCCGGCTTCGACGCCTGGGGGAACGAGACGGACAAATTCACGGCGGCGGATGCCAGGGAGGTGGCGTCATGA
- a CDS encoding bifunctional DNA primase/polymerase, which translates to MTEVAGPELFQAAAAYAARGWAVFPCVAGDKLPYKEKDFFEHGVNDAKTSPYWVKQYWTRWPRANVGLAAGEQSGFWVMDADIKDAVGDKPAENGFETLEILSGLFGEPLPDTLGQHTPSGGRHWLFRWPGRPVKNSARSRLGPGLDTRSTGGYILAAPSIHPNGGRYAWIGSPDSTPVAPAPEWVIRLLMAEPDDLEWLRLRLDGRELPAFLAKRIGQPVPKSAARAPSTKTERISAYARAALDDEVKTVRQTGPGNQNNALNEAAFKLGGLVVTNALPEDLVRQHLMAAALGWSIDPRKGGWDTAHLEKIIDGGIAAGRNHPRDVPDPPERQQRRYQPQRRQRGGAPSPATVGVQMAAGRAVWNARAASLTDTPAAAFLAANGVDPATAGPWFGFGEVEYLHGPDGAEPGCIGRYPALLACMARWPDRDGKPEVRAVLATFLAPDGRTMATVADPNTGEVLPPRRLIGAWQGAAVRLGKLSGERLHLCTGAVIGAQTRNAYPGVPVWIGGPVSALLHMALPEAVRDVIVIGADSASDEMRGRVARALGGDGRVTVRFPPRRARNGGGHG; encoded by the coding sequence ATGACCGAAGTTGCCGGACCGGAACTGTTCCAGGCGGCGGCGGCCTATGCCGCCCGCGGCTGGGCGGTGTTCCCGTGCGTGGCCGGGGACAAGCTGCCTTACAAGGAAAAGGACTTCTTCGAACACGGCGTCAACGACGCCAAGACCTCGCCCTATTGGGTGAAGCAATATTGGACCCGCTGGCCGCGCGCGAATGTCGGGCTGGCGGCCGGCGAACAGTCCGGCTTCTGGGTGATGGACGCCGACATCAAGGACGCGGTGGGCGACAAGCCGGCGGAAAACGGCTTCGAGACGCTCGAGATCCTGTCCGGCCTGTTCGGGGAGCCGCTGCCGGACACGCTGGGCCAGCATACCCCCAGCGGCGGCCGGCACTGGCTGTTCCGCTGGCCGGGGCGGCCGGTGAAGAACAGCGCGCGGTCGCGGCTGGGGCCGGGTCTCGACACGCGGTCGACCGGCGGGTACATCCTCGCCGCCCCGTCGATCCACCCGAACGGCGGCCGGTATGCCTGGATCGGCAGCCCGGATTCCACCCCCGTCGCGCCCGCCCCGGAATGGGTGATTCGGCTGCTGATGGCGGAGCCGGATGACTTGGAGTGGCTGCGCCTGCGCCTCGACGGTCGCGAGTTGCCGGCCTTCCTCGCCAAGCGCATCGGCCAGCCGGTGCCGAAGTCCGCCGCACGCGCTCCTTCGACCAAGACCGAACGCATCTCCGCCTATGCCCGCGCCGCGCTGGATGACGAGGTGAAGACCGTCCGGCAGACCGGGCCGGGCAACCAGAACAACGCGCTGAACGAGGCCGCCTTCAAGCTGGGCGGGCTGGTCGTGACGAACGCCCTGCCGGAAGACCTTGTCCGCCAGCACCTGATGGCGGCGGCGCTGGGGTGGAGCATCGACCCGCGCAAAGGCGGGTGGGACACGGCGCATCTGGAAAAGATCATCGACGGGGGCATAGCCGCCGGGCGGAACCACCCGCGCGACGTCCCTGATCCGCCGGAGCGCCAGCAGCGGCGCTATCAGCCCCAGCGCCGTCAGCGTGGCGGTGCTCCGTCGCCTGCCACGGTGGGCGTGCAGATGGCCGCCGGCCGGGCGGTGTGGAATGCCCGCGCCGCGTCGCTGACCGATACCCCCGCCGCGGCCTTCCTGGCTGCCAACGGTGTGGACCCGGCGACCGCCGGGCCGTGGTTCGGCTTCGGGGAGGTGGAGTACCTGCATGGCCCGGACGGGGCGGAGCCGGGGTGCATCGGCCGGTATCCCGCTCTGTTGGCCTGCATGGCGCGATGGCCGGACCGGGACGGCAAGCCGGAGGTGCGCGCAGTCCTGGCGACCTTCCTTGCGCCGGACGGCCGGACGATGGCGACCGTTGCCGATCCCAACACGGGTGAGGTGCTGCCGCCCCGCCGCCTGATCGGTGCGTGGCAGGGCGCGGCGGTGCGCCTGGGCAAGCTGTCGGGGGAGCGGCTGCACCTGTGTACCGGGGCGGTGATCGGGGCGCAGACCCGCAACGCCTATCCGGGCGTGCCGGTATGGATCGGCGGGCCGGTGTCGGCGCTGCTGCACATGGCGCTGCCGGAGGCGGTGCGCGACGTGATCGTGATCGGCGCGGACTCCGCGTCTGACGAGATGCGCGGCCGGGTCGCGCGGGCGCTGGGCGGTGATGGCCGGGTGACTGTGCGCTTCCCACCCCGCCGGGCGCGGAATGGGGGCGGCCATGGATGA
- a CDS encoding ASCH domain-containing protein gives MTVPKKALSVRAPWWWLILHGGKDIENRDWPTNYRGSVLIHASKWWGTTEVLLTMQEFGPLAERAGAPRVTMEQVRPYGGCIVGMVDIVGCVSASDSPWFFGDYGFQLANPVAFREPVPCKGALGFFTVSPDVMERVRAQVGGNRP, from the coding sequence ATGACCGTCCCGAAGAAGGCTCTGTCCGTCCGTGCCCCGTGGTGGTGGTTAATCCTGCATGGCGGCAAGGACATTGAAAATCGGGACTGGCCGACGAACTACCGCGGCTCCGTCCTGATCCACGCGAGCAAGTGGTGGGGCACGACCGAAGTCCTGCTGACGATGCAGGAATTCGGCCCGCTGGCCGAACGTGCCGGTGCGCCGCGCGTCACCATGGAACAGGTCCGGCCCTACGGCGGCTGCATCGTCGGCATGGTCGACATCGTCGGCTGTGTCAGCGCCAGCGACAGCCCGTGGTTCTTCGGCGATTACGGTTTCCAGCTCGCCAACCCGGTGGCGTTCCGGGAGCCGGTCCCGTGCAAGGGCGCGCTGGGATTCTTCACGGTGTCGCCGGACGTGATGGAGCGTGTCCGCGCCCAGGTCGGAGGCAACCGGCCATGA
- a CDS encoding phage regulatory CII family protein — protein MTKRRDPLSLEDAVFLAHACLGDSGVEEITGKSARLVRMWSDPDDDGHKIPLIQALRLDRALVVRGEHPSILTAYKAELRRAHAAATVPGDPMARLVDAMAEMGDLAEELRRARCPNGEGGRQITPEEAREILRALGDLRGELLALETDVVAGLPTLRPVEVAS, from the coding sequence ATGACCAAGCGCCGTGATCCACTGTCCCTTGAGGACGCGGTTTTCCTCGCCCATGCCTGCCTGGGTGATTCCGGGGTCGAAGAAATCACCGGCAAAAGCGCCCGGCTGGTGCGCATGTGGTCGGACCCCGACGACGACGGCCACAAGATCCCGCTGATCCAGGCTCTGCGGCTGGATCGCGCGCTTGTGGTGCGGGGCGAGCATCCGTCCATCCTGACCGCCTACAAGGCGGAACTGCGCCGGGCCCATGCCGCCGCCACCGTGCCCGGCGACCCCATGGCCCGGCTGGTCGATGCCATGGCCGAGATGGGCGACCTCGCCGAAGAGCTGCGCCGCGCGCGCTGCCCCAACGGCGAGGGCGGCCGGCAGATCACTCCGGAGGAGGCGCGGGAAATCCTGCGCGCGCTGGGCGACCTGCGCGGCGAGCTGCTGGCGCTGGAAACCGACGTTGTCGCGGGGCTGCCCACGCTCCGGCCGGTCGAGGTGGCGTCATGA
- a CDS encoding helix-turn-helix transcriptional regulator codes for MNQMRHIRTAILCISQKAMAEIVGRDQATISRWESGELDPSRREMERIRCHAMARGKPWDDAWFFDPPPAMADRKVVAA; via the coding sequence ATGAACCAGATGCGCCACATCCGAACGGCCATTCTCTGCATCTCGCAGAAGGCCATGGCTGAAATCGTCGGACGAGACCAAGCGACCATCAGCCGGTGGGAAAGCGGGGAGCTCGACCCCTCACGCCGTGAAATGGAACGCATCCGATGCCATGCGATGGCACGCGGCAAGCCGTGGGATGACGCGTGGTTCTTCGATCCGCCTCCGGCGATGGCTGACCGGAAGGTCGTTGCCGCATGA
- a CDS encoding helix-turn-helix domain-containing protein, whose amino-acid sequence MRISVQEPNALPHLPCASLGYMHGRMVNLAQKIVRLLERHRLTQLELAEKIGVHQSTVNRWTKGADIKPENLVALAAFAGQTVDDFLLSDSVEATITDAEASARLAEDLQVIGVVDPEERKDLEDLLRKRAAAARGRLGRAD is encoded by the coding sequence ATGCGCATTAGTGTGCAAGAGCCAAATGCGTTACCGCATTTGCCATGCGCGTCGCTCGGCTATATGCATGGGCGCATGGTGAACCTTGCGCAGAAAATTGTACGCTTACTAGAGCGCCACCGGCTCACGCAGCTGGAGCTGGCTGAAAAGATTGGTGTCCATCAATCGACTGTGAACAGATGGACTAAGGGCGCGGATATCAAGCCAGAGAACTTGGTTGCGTTGGCGGCATTCGCCGGCCAAACGGTTGATGATTTCCTGTTGTCAGATAGCGTTGAGGCAACCATCACGGACGCAGAAGCAAGCGCTCGGCTAGCTGAAGACCTTCAGGTAATAGGTGTTGTGGACCCTGAAGAGCGCAAGGATCTTGAAGACCTTCTTCGTAAGCGAGCCGCAGCCGCTCGCGGGCGGCTCGGGCGCGCCGACTGA
- a CDS encoding WYL domain-containing protein has translation MGVFDGLSRFFRRTEAVPPVMPASFQPEGLTEPDDADMTGLFVTIGVDLALVDQSDHDGRAHFCVGNDKFQAIAEDAAGSTFAIDYQDSKGTLSRRRITMRELYTNGERTYVQAFCHERRAARSFRFDRIVEVIDLDGECHDPRRFFTEALGLEFPTVATVSSPTKTPASPVRFEQPAPRNRVAGPDVRTTDKPGMAQRRAARDGLRVLVALARADGELHPEEVEVILDYIAEQSDLCGVEMTEADRAALLPYLRRQQPGWDVLGDCLSALNTAPRIRQRLLIRYAMQLMDADGVQDPAEFELVMRIQQELAAK, from the coding sequence ATGGGTGTGTTCGATGGATTGAGCCGTTTCTTCCGGCGAACAGAAGCTGTGCCGCCGGTTATGCCCGCGTCCTTCCAGCCGGAAGGGCTGACCGAACCGGATGATGCGGACATGACTGGCTTGTTCGTGACCATCGGGGTTGACTTGGCACTGGTTGACCAGTCGGACCATGATGGCCGCGCGCATTTCTGTGTTGGGAACGACAAGTTCCAGGCCATCGCCGAAGATGCGGCCGGGTCTACCTTTGCCATCGACTATCAGGACAGCAAGGGTACCCTGTCGCGGCGGCGAATCACGATGCGAGAGCTTTATACGAACGGCGAGCGGACCTACGTGCAGGCGTTCTGTCATGAACGCCGCGCGGCCCGGTCCTTCCGCTTCGACCGGATCGTCGAGGTGATCGACCTTGATGGCGAGTGCCATGACCCGCGACGGTTCTTCACCGAAGCGCTGGGACTGGAGTTCCCGACCGTCGCAACGGTCAGCAGCCCGACCAAAACGCCCGCCAGCCCGGTTCGTTTCGAGCAACCGGCCCCACGCAACCGCGTCGCCGGTCCCGACGTACGAACGACGGACAAGCCGGGGATGGCCCAGCGCCGGGCGGCGCGCGATGGGCTGCGCGTGCTGGTCGCCTTGGCCCGTGCCGATGGCGAACTGCACCCCGAAGAGGTGGAAGTCATCCTGGATTACATCGCGGAGCAGTCGGACCTGTGCGGCGTCGAGATGACGGAGGCTGATCGCGCAGCCCTGTTGCCGTACCTGAGGCGGCAGCAGCCCGGTTGGGATGTTCTTGGCGATTGTCTGTCGGCTTTGAACACTGCGCCGCGCATTCGGCAGCGCCTGCTGATCCGCTACGCCATGCAGTTGATGGACGCGGACGGAGTGCAGGACCCGGCCGAATTTGAACTCGTCATGCGTATTCAGCAGGAATTGGCAGCGAAGTAA
- a CDS encoding phosphoadenosine phosphosulfate reductase family protein codes for MSKLQATLWDSERLHKADAIDLTVQSLLAHGADHAHWGIAWSGGKDSSATLTLLVHLLDTGRIHRPRSLTVFYADTRQELPPLAIAAQRIMDQLRSRGITVRVVTAPLEKRFLVYILGRGVPPPNNNTLRWCTRQIKVDPMTAAIEQQINAVDGTFLMITGVRLGESAARDQRIALSCGKDGGECGQGWYQQVLPNAKGIRGRIATLAPLLHWRVCHVWEWLMFDAHAAGWATADIADAYGGDEAEEINARTGCTGCPLAQKELALESSLRSAKWAYLSPLEGLKPLYRELRLPKHRLKKTGLNADGTIATAKNRQRMGPLTFEARLMGLDRILSIQAAVNEAAAQIGRPVIDMLNPEEENRIRELIAAGTWPNGWDGDEPTGDVPQDMIYGDGAVQPLLVR; via the coding sequence ATGAGCAAGCTGCAAGCGACCCTCTGGGACAGCGAACGCCTGCACAAGGCCGACGCCATCGACCTGACGGTGCAGAGCCTGCTGGCGCATGGTGCCGATCATGCGCACTGGGGCATCGCCTGGAGCGGTGGCAAGGACAGTTCCGCCACCTTGACCCTGCTGGTGCATCTGCTGGACACCGGCCGTATCCACCGGCCGCGCTCACTGACCGTTTTCTATGCCGACACCCGTCAGGAGCTGCCGCCGCTCGCCATCGCCGCCCAGCGGATCATGGATCAGCTGCGGTCGCGCGGGATCACGGTGCGCGTGGTCACGGCCCCGCTCGAAAAGCGCTTCCTCGTCTACATCCTGGGGCGCGGGGTGCCGCCGCCGAACAACAACACGCTTCGTTGGTGTACCCGCCAGATCAAGGTGGACCCGATGACGGCGGCCATCGAACAGCAGATCAATGCCGTCGACGGCACCTTCCTGATGATCACCGGGGTCCGCCTGGGCGAAAGCGCGGCGCGCGACCAGCGGATTGCCCTTTCCTGCGGCAAGGACGGCGGGGAGTGCGGTCAGGGCTGGTATCAGCAGGTCTTGCCAAACGCCAAGGGCATCCGCGGGCGAATCGCTACGCTGGCCCCGCTGCTGCACTGGCGGGTCTGCCATGTATGGGAATGGCTGATGTTCGATGCCCATGCCGCCGGCTGGGCCACGGCGGATATTGCCGATGCCTACGGCGGGGACGAGGCGGAGGAAATCAACGCCCGCACGGGCTGCACCGGCTGCCCGCTGGCACAGAAGGAACTGGCGCTCGAGTCGAGCCTGAGGTCGGCGAAGTGGGCGTACCTCTCTCCCTTGGAGGGGCTGAAGCCGCTGTACCGCGAGCTGCGCTTGCCGAAACACCGGCTGAAGAAGACCGGGCTGAATGCCGATGGCACCATCGCCACGGCGAAGAACCGGCAGCGCATGGGGCCGCTGACCTTCGAAGCCCGGCTGATGGGTCTAGACCGCATCCTGTCGATCCAGGCAGCCGTGAACGAAGCCGCCGCGCAGATCGGCCGCCCCGTCATCGACATGCTGAACCCCGAGGAAGAAAACCGCATCCGCGAGCTGATTGCGGCCGGCACTTGGCCGAACGGCTGGGATGGGGACGAGCCGACCGGCGATGTCCCACAGGACATGATCTATGGCGATGGGGCGGTGCAGCCCCTGCTGGTGAGGTGA
- a CDS encoding excisionase, with amino-acid sequence MSKLLTLEQWARETYGDHSPGIDTLRRWARESRIFPPAEKHGRTFFVQPTAIYIDPTKPIARSAPAKPRRGSLAEKILEERGRGKTA; translated from the coding sequence ATGAGCAAGCTGCTGACCCTGGAACAATGGGCGCGCGAAACCTACGGCGATCACTCGCCGGGGATTGACACGCTCCGTCGCTGGGCGCGGGAATCGCGCATCTTTCCCCCTGCCGAAAAGCATGGACGGACGTTCTTCGTGCAACCGACCGCGATCTATATTGACCCCACCAAGCCCATAGCCCGTTCAGCGCCGGCCAAGCCGCGACGCGGATCGCTGGCGGAAAAGATCTTGGAGGAGCGCGGACGTGGGAAGACGGCGTAG
- a CDS encoding tyrosine-type recombinase/integrase — translation MPANLYERNGYFSWRDPQTGKEHGLGRDRKSAVDQAIEANHVVDGLRVKRRLVDRITGGKDSSVDAFCDLFSGVLDTRYATNRIRKNTYDASTRYLRTVRTAWEGKRVEALTTRDVADFLAGWEERGKMRMAKAMRGFLLDFFGVAVSKGWTQINPATATKAAHAEVQRARLTLEDFQAIHAVALRDYSAWLARAMELALVTGQRREEIATLGPRDVRDGKLWVIPAKTEKHGVRICIPLELRLQAMGWSVGDVIARCRDNVLSKHFIHHATFAGRAKPGDRVRPHTITAWFAEARDKTGRTWDGTPPSFHEIRSLAARLYDAQGINAQALLGHKSPDMTALYRDVRGAEWTEVKCS, via the coding sequence TTGCCGGCCAACCTCTACGAGCGGAACGGCTATTTCTCTTGGCGCGACCCCCAAACCGGGAAGGAACACGGTCTAGGCCGAGACCGGAAAAGCGCGGTCGACCAAGCGATTGAGGCCAACCATGTGGTCGATGGATTGCGCGTGAAGCGCCGGTTGGTCGACCGGATCACAGGCGGCAAAGACAGCAGCGTCGACGCATTCTGCGACCTGTTCAGCGGCGTGCTGGACACGCGCTATGCCACCAACCGGATCAGGAAGAACACCTACGACGCCTCGACCCGCTATCTCCGCACCGTCCGCACGGCATGGGAGGGGAAGCGGGTAGAGGCGCTCACGACTCGCGACGTTGCCGACTTCCTCGCCGGGTGGGAAGAGCGCGGTAAGATGCGCATGGCGAAGGCGATGCGGGGTTTCCTGCTGGATTTCTTTGGCGTCGCCGTCTCGAAGGGCTGGACGCAGATCAACCCAGCCACTGCCACCAAGGCCGCCCACGCGGAGGTGCAGCGCGCCCGCCTGACCCTGGAAGACTTCCAGGCCATCCATGCCGTGGCCCTGCGCGATTACTCCGCGTGGTTGGCCCGCGCCATGGAGCTGGCATTGGTCACAGGTCAGAGGCGAGAGGAAATCGCCACGCTTGGTCCGCGCGACGTCAGGGACGGCAAGCTGTGGGTCATTCCGGCCAAGACCGAAAAGCACGGCGTGCGCATCTGCATCCCGCTGGAGCTGCGCCTTCAGGCGATGGGATGGTCGGTGGGCGACGTGATCGCCCGTTGCCGGGACAACGTCCTGTCGAAGCACTTCATCCACCACGCCACCTTCGCCGGCCGGGCCAAGCCCGGCGACCGGGTGCGACCGCACACCATCACCGCTTGGTTCGCCGAAGCCCGCGACAAGACCGGCAGGACGTGGGACGGCACCCCGCCCAGCTTCCATGAAATCCGGTCGCTGGCAGCCCGCCTGTACGACGCCCAGGGCATCAACGCCCAGGCCCTTCTGGGGCACAAGTCGCCGGACATGACCGCCCTGTACCGGGATGTTCGGGGCGCGGAGTGGACTGAGGTGAAATGCTCTTAG
- a CDS encoding DUF1178 family protein yields the protein MADYDAKKTAGIPCPSCGGTEVAKAIMAPRVGKSKPAPAPACPASGGCGGGGGCPMMM from the coding sequence ATGGCCGACTATGACGCCAAGAAGACCGCCGGCATTCCCTGCCCGTCCTGCGGCGGCACCGAGGTCGCCAAGGCGATCATGGCCCCCCGCGTCGGCAAGTCCAAGCCCGCCCCGGCGCCCGCCTGCCCAGCCAGCGGGGGCTGCGGGGGTGGGGGCGGCTGCCCGATGATGATGTGA